Within the Osmerus eperlanus chromosome 10, fOsmEpe2.1, whole genome shotgun sequence genome, the region cacatgacacagTATTTACCCTTTGTCTTGAAACAAACTGACACTTTTTTTGTGTATCTCCTGCACGATAGCAGTCAaggtcacacagacactctttGAGCTCTCTGTTACTTAACGACACAGCTGAGAGAAAggggcgagtgagagagagagaaacgcgagagtgaggagggtgagagacagacccagatggagagagagacaccgagggagggagaggggacggagggagaaagagacagagcgtAGTGTTGACTTCCTGATTCCATGCCAAGGCGTGTTTAGCTCTCTGTCACATCTGTCTCCTCCTGAATCATGTTTTCAAATCTCCAGTCATATTCACTCTCGTCTCCCTTGCtgtctcctccccatctctcccccccctccccttctccatttccctctctgCAGTCGTACTTTGTGACAGACTATGACCCCACGATTGAGGACTCGTATACGAAGCAGTGTGTGATTGACGAGAGGGCGGCCAGGCTTGACAGTAAGTGCATCCAGTTCAACAAGCAAGACCAAACATCAAAGCCGCGCAATCCAGCCTTCAACAAGGATTCCTTTTTCGTGACGGATTTCATTGACTCAGATATGAGGTTCCCAACTATGACACTGGAGATGTCAGTCTAGAATCTGTTCTAGCTTCTGACAGGGAAGTGATGAACTGCCAGTTAATTCACCTGATGCACCACACTAAACACCTGTGCTCAATAGGATAATAGAGCTATACCCTCTTTAGTGTACTGACACGCTCACTGTATTATGCACCTTTTATCAATATAGCTAGGCTTGGCCTCAAAGTGTTGTGTTTCTGTTCTCTTGGTCTATTTGAGTgtctaacagtgtgtgtgtgtgtgtgtgtgtgtgtgtgtgtgtgttgatagttCTGGACACGGCCGGACAGGAAGAGTTTGGAGCCATGAGAGAACAATAcatgaggacaggggagggcttCCTGCTGGTGTTCTCCGTCACTGACAGAGGAAGGTGAGTGACAGCCCTCACCTCACCTGCCAAACCGTTCTCTTctgcattctgtctctctctctctttctctctcacacacacactcatctctcGATATACTTAATATTCAGTCTGCGTTTCGATTTTTCTCTGATTGTCTCTGCCCTTTTGCGTAgtctctctatcactcccttGTTCACTTTCataaaatgaaaacacacatcccactcagtctcgtcttttGTTCCctttctgacttcctgtctcccgcACGCgctttctcattctcttttgttctcttcttcctctctctcgctctgaaaCCGTCCTCGTTCGGATGATTCTGCTGTTTGTTTAGAAGCCAGCCCcgcctctgcctgcctgcttagaATGTAGAGCTGCCCTCTGCACTGCTCCCTACAGCTGTGGTGGTAGCTAGTtagtcagcccccccccccctcccctccccacccccctgccaCCCCTACTCCAATACCCCTGCCCGTCCCTGCCTAGCCAGAAGGTTGTGTCGCAGCCTTCCCCCCcactggcccccctccccccctggcaccctgcccccccccccccccctggcccccctcccccccctgcccccccccccctggcccccctcccctctccctgtgtttATGCTGTAAACAGCTTTTCCTTCCTGAGTTTACATTAGTCAAGTCCCTCCAGATTTACTATGTGCTCACTAAGCTTTCTGCTGGGCTTGGTCCGGCCTTTCTGCCCTCCTGGGTTTGGAGTTGTTCTcagcttccctctctctgggccgggtgacatttatatatatatattctgttTTGTTCAAACAGTTAGGTTGGAATTTCTATGTAAGTGAGCCCCTTTCAAGTAAATGGGGAGCTGGACCATGCTAAAAGGAAAGGGTCAGACCCCGACCACTTCTAGAAAGGCTTCCCTGAGCTGAATGTTGTCACAAGTTTATCTGTGCTGTGTAACGCTCATCACAGCCTCCCGAGACCACTTAGCCCCCACCGCAGGAGTTGACAGACTTCTCCATCGCTTCTCCCCCcagttcagcccccccccccccccccccccatcatcctcATGTAAGATCCACAGGGAGAGTGACCCCAtctacggggggagggggggggggcgtgtaggaggggggggggggcggggtggggggttcATTCATGTGGATATGCTGCATTCCTGGGAGGTCTGAGGGAGAAGGATGGTGAAGTCCATGAAGCCATtagctttctatctctctctctccatctctctccatctctctctttaataATGCCTGGTCTGTGTTTGTTTCTCAGCTTTGAAGAAATCTACAAATTCCAAAGACAAATCCTCCGAGTTAAAGACCGCGATGAGTTTCCCATGATCCTCGTGGGCAACAAAGCAGACTTAGAACTGCAGCGGCAGGTGAGAACACCTCTTCattgcacaaacacacgtgtgtgtgtgtgtttgagtccttgtgtgtatgtgttagttTGTATATTCAAGTAAACAGCTTGGAAGACCCAAAAAGTGGTGGTAGAACTGCTTTTGCTTTAGTTAGGatagaagagaagagggatatactaataaaaacaaaaaacatggtcTCACACGGGGAgtaaaggaagaggagagagtgtgaaaaGGAAGGTGGATTCATTCACTCTGGCCTTTGTTGATTTGCAGCTTTATCCTTCCATGACTCTAGATTGCCATCTGTGGGATGAGCGACACACTGCACTGGCATTCTGACATATTTTTATCTGTACAGTAAATGCATTGATTAAATGCAAATTGTcttgtaaatgcatttattgATTTAATTTCGCAGGACCTCTATTCGTTTTTACTGTTGCTCAATATAATTCATACAATTGACTTTCTGCTTAAATGATTAGTAGTTCTTGTAGTTTTCCATCTTAGGCTTCCATCAATTGTAGTGTAAGTAGTGTTATTCCCACAAGCTATTTTCAGGCTTAATGTGTTTAATGATGATGTGGGGATGGTGTTTATTAATACCCAAGGGCAAAACAAGAGGCGATTATTATCACACGTGTTAGACATTATAGTGAATACATTTTTAGAACTTAATTGAGATGAGTATTTCAATGCTTTAGACCAAACTCAACAGTTTACCAACAGCTCCCAAAACCAACTACCAAATCTTTGGGAGATGTTCTGTTCTTTCATCGAGAAACCACCAAACATGCAATGCTCCATCTGACCAGCAGATGCCACCAGTGTTACACTTTTCCAGTTTTGGTGTTTTGACATGTCTTTTTACCTTTGTCCAtctgccccatctctgtctccatgttCCTGtcgacctgtctgtctacctccctgtccctgtctcacTGTCGCTTTCCCTATCTCCCTACcccctgtccctgtctgtctctctgtcttcctgttcctgtctccTTGTCTACCTAtccttgtctctccctgtcttcctgtcccaCTGTCTCCGTCTCCCGGTGTCTGCCCCCCTGTCTCTGCCAGGTGACCCAGGAGGAGGGTCAGCAGCTGGCCAGGCAGTTGAAGGTGACGTACATGGAAGCCTCAGCCAAGATCCGTATGAATGTAGACCAGGCCTTCCATGAGCTGGTTAGGGTTATCAGGTATGTCGACGCTCACTGGCCACTACCATCTAACGTCTGTAGGGGGCAGCAAAGTCCTGCCACTGTACAATAATGTACACTTGACTCCTGTCTGTCACCAGTCCCAATAAAGTACAGAGCTTTCATACTAAGATGATAAATATGTTTTCTGTAAGACATATTCTTCATTGTCATAAaaagagaggatggaagaaAAACCTTTTCTCATGACTGATTATGTGTGTTCCTCCTTACAGGAAATTTCAAGAGCAGGAATGCCCACCGTCGCCGGAACCCACAAGGAAAGAGAAGGACAAGAGTGGCTGCCACTGTGTGATCGTCTGAGTGGGCCTTATCACTGTCACTCACCCAGCTACTGTTAATTGTCCCACCCCCATGcctgacatcacatcctgtaaGGATGACTAAACGCTGCCTTCTCCACGTGCATGAGTTCAGCCCCTCCTGACATGGCTACCAGGAAGTGCTGCCCCCCAGGACTTCATATCTAGAAGATACTGACAAAGCCAAATCTTAACAAACA harbors:
- the rras2 gene encoding ras-related protein R-Ras2, translated to MAGWKDGSVQEKYRLVVVGGGGVGKSALTIQFIQSYFVTDYDPTIEDSYTKQCVIDERAARLDILDTAGQEEFGAMREQYMRTGEGFLLVFSVTDRGSFEEIYKFQRQILRVKDRDEFPMILVGNKADLELQRQVTQEEGQQLARQLKVTYMEASAKIRMNVDQAFHELVRVIRKFQEQECPPSPEPTRKEKDKSGCHCVIV